In Candidatus Eisenbacteria bacterium, a single window of DNA contains:
- a CDS encoding DUF1670 domain-containing protein: MPVRDRYGAITKRTYKQSVVHLLEMEYKILGSHRVLEQLAEDLEQLHTLYYGDAGKMMPGTLCWRTQALEDETIKYAKRAEEYPAKTIYLPYVNPEDVDRRIRHRKGVRNDNYQWSDRREVAQMVRLLWSAYEQGTSLTIGELSVIMNRSLGVIGKYIKQYYAENPDKTLPLRGYIYDQGSNPTHKALICTLWERGVGEADIAQRTNHHLKSVGRYLNHYRRVMQLMEKGMTVDEIAHLVGIGKRVVLEYTRIASQLHPKLAKKQTLKKTKKYKNPTRGHLAL; encoded by the coding sequence ATGCCGGTGCGTGATCGATATGGGGCGATAACCAAACGGACGTACAAGCAGTCGGTTGTGCATCTGTTGGAGATGGAATACAAGATCTTGGGAAGTCATCGCGTGCTGGAGCAATTAGCAGAGGACTTGGAGCAGTTGCATACGCTTTATTATGGTGACGCTGGGAAGATGATGCCGGGAACGTTATGTTGGCGGACGCAAGCGTTGGAAGATGAGACGATCAAGTATGCGAAGCGAGCGGAGGAGTACCCGGCGAAGACGATCTACCTTCCTTACGTGAATCCAGAAGACGTGGACAGACGGATCCGTCACCGGAAGGGAGTGCGCAACGATAACTACCAGTGGAGTGATCGGCGTGAAGTGGCTCAGATGGTTCGGCTGCTGTGGAGTGCGTATGAGCAGGGGACGTCGTTGACGATCGGTGAGCTGTCGGTGATCATGAATCGATCATTAGGAGTGATTGGGAAATACATCAAACAGTATTATGCTGAGAATCCTGACAAGACGCTTCCGTTGCGAGGATACATTTACGACCAAGGCAGCAACCCGACCCACAAAGCGCTGATCTGTACGTTGTGGGAGCGAGGTGTTGGTGAAGCAGACATTGCACAGCGCACGAATCATCATCTGAAATCGGTAGGGCGATACCTCAATCACTACCGCCGAGTCATGCAGCTGATGGAAAAAGGAATGACGGTGGATGAGATCGCTCACCTCGTCGGCATCGGCAAGCGAGTTGTGCTAGAATACACGCGCATCGCAAGCCAGCTTCACCCCAAGCTTGCTAAGAAGCAGACATTGAAAAAGACAAAAAAATACAAAAATCCCACCCGGGGCCATTTGGCACTATAG
- a CDS encoding DUF1670 domain-containing protein produces MASVVRQEQMRRLKEKHADGLLLWELKNGFELSPRESDLVLETAKGILLEGKTLERGKHRVVGVTLGESAGKTIEEVKKKEVVVTLDGGIEDIEYEKRHGRIALRSMRMLRVIEEGIDQGVVFSTEDLGRMLGISVRTVKRDVQRLRREGCEVQTRGYYEGIGRAKSHKARIVELYLQGKTYAEIETGMRHTMQAIKRYVETFGRVVYALRRKKLRPDERSYVLGISEALLREYQKLYYQAIRHYPERLKEIVERYGGGAKVLEYKELDRRKEGFRIGGSGKKRRTAYAGA; encoded by the coding sequence ATGGCTAGCGTAGTGCGGCAGGAGCAAATGAGGCGCTTGAAGGAGAAGCATGCAGATGGGTTGTTGCTGTGGGAGTTGAAGAACGGATTTGAGCTGAGTCCTCGTGAATCGGACTTGGTGTTGGAGACAGCAAAGGGAATATTGCTTGAAGGGAAGACGCTGGAACGAGGGAAGCATCGCGTGGTTGGTGTGACATTGGGAGAAAGTGCTGGCAAGACGATAGAGGAAGTAAAGAAGAAGGAAGTTGTGGTAACACTCGATGGAGGGATCGAAGACATCGAGTATGAGAAGCGGCACGGGAGGATCGCCTTACGGTCGATGCGGATGTTGCGGGTGATCGAAGAAGGGATTGACCAAGGAGTTGTCTTCAGCACAGAAGATTTGGGGAGGATGCTGGGGATATCGGTCCGGACGGTAAAGCGAGATGTTCAGCGATTGCGAAGAGAAGGGTGCGAAGTACAAACGCGAGGGTATTACGAAGGCATCGGGCGAGCGAAGAGTCACAAGGCGCGAATCGTGGAGTTGTATCTGCAGGGGAAGACGTATGCAGAGATTGAGACGGGGATGCGACACACGATGCAAGCGATCAAGCGCTACGTGGAGACCTTTGGAAGAGTTGTCTATGCGTTGCGACGAAAGAAACTTCGGCCTGATGAACGCAGTTATGTGCTGGGGATCAGTGAGGCACTACTGCGTGAGTATCAGAAACTGTATTACCAGGCGATACGACACTACCCAGAGCGGTTGAAGGAAATCGTTGAGCGGTATGGGGGTGGCGCCAAGGTTTTGGAATACAAGGAGTTAGACAGACGCAAGGAAGGCTTCCGGATAGGCGGCTCGGGGAAAAAAAGGAGGACCGCCTATGCCGGTGCGTGA